The following proteins are co-located in the Telopea speciosissima isolate NSW1024214 ecotype Mountain lineage chromosome 9, Tspe_v1, whole genome shotgun sequence genome:
- the LOC122638978 gene encoding disease resistance protein RPS5-like, whose product MPPKGLLSAALSSKELKDAKRMIDEVKELLNEGRTFVFVSDPSPLLSLVLKSMQTLDFKVYDDSTKLAMDKITEALKDENINMVGVYGIGGVGKTTLMRELAKKLKKDGLFDQVVMVTVSQEPVFKKIQGEIAENWERIDTFSRRYGEPKKMQATFVSAKWNF is encoded by the coding sequence ATGCCTCCAAAGGGGTTGCTCTCTGCGGCGTTATCGAGTAAGGAATTGAAAGATGCAAAACGCATGATTGATGAAGTCAAGGAGCTCCTAAATGAAGGCCGAACATTTGTTTTTGTCTCAGATCCTTCTCCGCTTCTTTCTCTCGTCCTAAAATCCATGCAAACACTAGATTTTAAAGTTTATGATGATTCCACCAAATTAGCCATGGACAAAATCACGGAGGCTTTGAAGGATGAGAATATCAACATGGTTGGTGTATATGGGATAGGAGGTGTTGGAAAGACGACCTTGATGAGAGAACTggctaaaaaattgaaaaaagatgGGCTTTTTGATCAGGTTGTGATGGTCACTGTGTCTCAAGAACCGGTCTTCAAGAAGATCCAAGGGGAAATTGCAGAGAACTGGGAAAGGATTGACACATTTTCCAGAAGATATGGAgaacctaagaaaatgcaagCAACTTTCGTTAGTGCAAAATGGAATTTTTAA
- the LOC122638979 gene encoding uncharacterized protein LOC122638979, with protein MCRAFPSTLKGAARQWFSHLSPRSLSNFIALGRAFLAHFVSSRVHKKTAANLLAIKQQSEESIRSFLTRFNKEALQVQNLDPMVKFQALRSGIRDTELKKSLIIDEPGDMYELFSRCEKYINLAKVLAAEREDKTEKKAQEKKEEIPREAGAKRNRDDIDGKKMRDDRKAWVPRAIDRESEPSYTALTHARAHILNKIKDQMTLRWPAKMVKPAHERNKNKYYHFHQDHGHDIEECKQLKDEIEALIQRGHLNRFFKKEANDRRTDYRAREPEGRQRSPPKADKEELPRGKLHTKNAPMREITTIFGGPGMGGETSYSRKQYARNVLQIETTAKRRRATYPITFFNEDLADIQTPHDNALVIKMVIANCVVGRILVDNGSSVDILYYDAFEKMLLKSEMLKRVESPLYGFNGAPIQVEGSIELLVTVGIEPKLSTVMMNFLVVKVNSAHNGILGCLGLNALRAVVSTPHLVMKFPTDHKVGECQGSQVMVRRCYEGYLRARGKEPQMNLIHLDDNRAIKEPERSEPAKDQAPVEIVEGDAMRIVQIGANLTGERKTDLINFLRANVDVFIWSVADMPVIDRKIAEHKLSVYPNAKPVFQKKRTFALER; from the coding sequence ATGTGCAGAGCCTTCCCCTCCACTCTGAAGGGGGCAGCGCGTCAATGGTTTTCTCATCTTTCACCACGATCTCTCTCTAATTTCATAGCCCTAGGCcgggccttcttggctcacttcGTGAGCAGCAGGGTACACAAGAAGACAGCCGCCAATCTTTTGGCTATAAAGCAGCAATCAGAAGAATCCATCAGAAGTTTTCTTACAAGATTTAATAAAGAAGCCCTGCAGGTGCAAAACTTGGATCCAATGGTGAAGTTTCAAGCTCTGCGAAGTGGAATCCGGGATacagagttgaaaaagtcattaATCATAGATGAACCAGGAGATATGTATGAACTGTTCTCAAGATGTGAAAAGTATATCAACTTGGCTAAAGTCCTTGCGGcagaaagagaagacaaaacCGAGAAGAAAGctcaggagaagaaggaagaaatccCCCGAGAGGCCGGCGCGAAGCGCAATCGAGATGACATAGAtggaaagaaaatgagagatgATAGGAAAGCTTGGGTTCCTAGGGCTATAGATCGAGAATCTGAGCCAAGCTATACTGCCCTGACCCACGCCCGGGCACATATATTAAACAAAATCAAAGATCAGATGACACTACGCTGGCCAGCCAAAATGGTCAAGCCAGCCCACGAGCGCAACAAGAATAAGTACTACCATTTTCACCAAGATCATGGTCACGATATCGAGGAATGCAAACAGTTAAAGGACGAGATAGAGGCACTCATCCAGAGAGGGCATCTCAATCGATTCTTCAAGAAAGAGGCAAATGATCGAAGGACAGATTATCGAGCTCGAGAGCCCGAGGGAAGGCAGAGATCACCCCCTAAGGCTGATAAAGAAGAACTCCCCCGAGGTAAACTCCATACTAAGAATGCACCAATGAGAGAGATCACAACCATATTTGGTGGACCTGGCATGGGGGGAGAAACCTCATACTCCCGAAAGCAATATGCACGGAATGTACTCCAAATCGAGACTACGGCCAAGAGGAGGAGAGCTACTTATCCTATAACATTCTTTAACGAAGACTTGGCAGATATACAGACGCCCCACGACAATGCCCTAGTGATTAAGATGGTAATCGCTAACTGCGTGGTAGGGAGGATCTTGGTGGACAATGGGAGTTCAGTTGATATCCTATATTATGATGCATTTGAAAAGATGCTCCTGAAATCCGAGATGTTGAAAAGAGTGGAATCCCCTCTGTACGGGTTCAATGGAGCCCCTATCCAGGTCGAAGGATCGATCGAACTGCTGGTCACGGTGGGGATAGAACCTAAACTCTCTACCGTGATGATGAATTTTTTGGTGGTAAAGGTGAATTCCGCGCATAATGGGATATTGGGATGTCTTGGTCTCAACGCTCTGCGGGCAGTGGTTTCCACCCCCCATTTAGTCATGAAGTTCCCAACTGATCACAAGGTTGGGGAATGTCAAGGAAGCCAAGTGATGGTCCGTCGTTGCTATGAAGGATATCTAAGGGCCAGAGGGAAGGAGCCACAAATGAACCTAATCCATTTGGATGATAATCGAGCTATCAAAGAGCCAGAAAGGAGTGAACCAGCTAAGGACCAAGCTCCCGTGGAGATAGTAGAAGGGGACGCCATGCGTATTGTCCAGATAGGAGCAAACCTGACCGGCGAAAGGAAAACCGACCTCATAAACTTTTTGAGAGCTAACGTGGATGTATTCATCTGGTCTGTTGCTGACATGCCAGTGATAGACAGAAAGATAGCTGAACATAAGCTCAGTGTTTATCCCAATGCCAAACCAGTAttccagaagaagagaacctttGCACTAGAGCGATAA